The Pecten maximus chromosome 12, xPecMax1.1, whole genome shotgun sequence genome includes a region encoding these proteins:
- the LOC117340002 gene encoding uncharacterized protein LOC117340002 has translation MLAPSSFQPATILAPDTKLPPPIRSRYRKFDIYPDVKTFKLIDEHAIEVSQQDHPTFRDLIYHLVYSPNFQAELDKARVIFRWMTCRNMHTLKFKDVPNPAKSSPEEVLLSFKNKKGTYARIFETMCGYAGLYCAVLTGYAKGLDYHPGDKFKGAEYNHSWNACFIDGNWYLVDSHWATRYLISERNSQENLVYEYDDFYFMTDPEQLIYSHWAQRERWQLLSQSLTLAQFEDLPLVKSYFFKCGMFFMSHQKGVVKTQNGKIAITCGFVKPTNFTYKIVMAENGDEMYNNHKLKNYALQETQNNQATFVLRAPKAGSFYLTIFAQLLTGDIGVKNVFTASAEYKVVADTTAHDASPLPNCSDSNWGPGVPVSQLGLVPSQKDAVISTTDGNVAFSFRKTRPTYILCKLRHPGMGDEALERCISETEIGDEIHVTATLPRQGEYGLEIYGNDPSKDGDTYTHICQYFVHYAQPEEQATAFYQEAPQRRVVPNAHQATLSYVNPNQLAQNVSDMNMGGGQNEIDLDSLPAPPPEFLQQQYLYGTVPDSRQQGHYPGMSQPHGQNQPGGQAAFTPGAGNVILPPTQQKTVINIPPSQPIMVEKRSVGQEPPSAPQEFKLIPVKMETEEGPPPAPAAPAQQKPSLENIDRQVLHTVDDHAIQVSKSEHPTFRDLVWDLIYSKNITNEIEKVRVIFRWLATKNLKEIDFNNVEKGSPEEVLMGLKTGKTTYAMVFDTMCCYAGLHSKIISGYAKGADYRPGQKFMPGSNQHSWTAVYIYGTWCLLDAHWAARRIIGKQAQVEEFHYQLDEYFFLPDPHQLIYTHFPDDPKWQLLDRPVSLEEFENMPHMKPQFFKYGLEFVSHRTAVIYGRGEINVRLRYPAHKLVAAFNFTIQYENSEEEFQGMKLNRYGMHESVGGIGSFRLRLPEKGSYILYIYAKEDTPENTDNVYAQVCEYKIVQEEVSCPPPQPFPPCATLHWGPGSAFFKYGLATYQQTANIITREGKVELQIRIPKQMQFMAKLKHISYDDADLDCYVMHRIVGNTAHVTCSVPSRGEYGLEIYGNDPSTEGKTLFHIAQYLVECHEDVKTTPLPKLPPGYLGAQSKFSEYGLNTLSHHDPVIHLETNYIEIQFDFATEMRVTANLISVDQEKDFPEFVFTQTQGSVISFMVTIPTTGFYKLQLYAIPAQDPSQQLPGVYNYLLNCQNAPKAPHPFPKQYAQWKEGCFMWTPTRLYREMLQGPERIANFRVLIPRAEAAAMVVDSDWTHLSSNQPGIWEGDVSFKNHHNKSVKVTLNANYGGDRTNYATLLEYNIDV, from the exons ATGTTGGCGCCGAGTAGTTTCCAGCCAGCCACCATCCTGGCCCCAGACACCAAGCTTCCCCCACCGATCCGCTCCCGCTACAGGAAGTTTGATATCTATCCCGATGTGAAGACATTCAAACTCATCGATGAACATGCCATCGAG GTATCACAACAAGACCATCCTACATTCCGTGATCTGATCTATCACCTGGTGTACAGCCCAAATTTCCAGGCCGAGCTTGACAAAGCCAG AGTTATCTTTCGATGGATGACCTGCAGGAATATGCATACATTGAAATTCAAGGATGTACCCAATCCTGCCAAGAGTTCACCAGAGGAGGTTCTCCTGTCCTTCAAAAACAAGAAAGGCACATATGCCAGGATCTTTGAGACCATGTGTGG GTATGCAGGCCTGTACTGTGCTGTACTGACAGGGTATGCCAAAGGACTGGACTATCACCCAGGGGATAAGTTTAAGGGGGCCGAGTATAACCATAGCTGGAACGCTTGCTTCATTGATGGAAATTGGTACCTCGTCGATTCTCACTGGGCTACACGCTATCTCATCTCTGAAAGGAACTCTCAAGAAAATTTG gTGTATGAATATGATGACTTTTACTTCATGACCGACCCAGAGCAGCTGATCTACAGCCATTGGGCACAGAGGGAACGCTGGCAACTTCTTTCGCAGAGCCTCACTTTGGCTCAATTTGAGGACCTCCCATTGGTCAAGTCCTACTTCTTTAAGTGTGGCATGTTCTTCATGTCACATCAGAAGGGAGTTGTGAAGACACAGAATGGTAAAATCGCCATCACTTGTGGATTTGTGAAGCCAACAAATTTCACATACAAAATTGTCATGGCAGAAAATGGAGACGAAATGTATAATAACCACAAGCTGAAGAATTATGCTCTGCAGGAAACGCAGAACAACCAGGCAACCTTTGTACTTCGAGCTCCCAAGGCCGGCAGTTTTTACCTGACCATCTTCGCTCAGCTCTTGACTGGCGACATTGGCGTAAAGAATGTCTTTACCGCATCAGCAGAATACAAGGTTGTTGCTGACACAACAGCGCATGACGCCAGTCCTCTCCCCAACTGTTCAGACAGTAACTGGGGTCCCGGAGTACCTGTCAGTCAACTTGGCCTTGTTCCTAGCCAGAAAGATGCTGTTATATCTACCACTGATGGAAATGTTGCCTTCTCCTTCAGAAAGACAAGGCCAACCTACATTCTTTGTAAACTCCGCCATCCTGGTATGGGTGATGAAGCTCTTGAAAGATGCATTTCGGAAACAGAAATAGGTGACGAGATCCATGTGACAGCCACACTACCAAGGCAAGGTGAATATGGCCTGGAGATCTACGGGAATGACCCTTCCAAAGATGGTGACACCTACACACACATCTGCCAGTACTTTGTACACTATGCTCAACCTGAGGAACAGGCCACAGCATTCTACCAGGAGGCTCCTCAGAGGCGTGTGGTACCAAATGCTCACCAGGCAACCCTGTCATACGTCAACCCCAACCAG CTTGCCCAGAATGTATCCGATATGAACATGGGTGGTGGTCAGAACGAGATTGACCTGGACAGTTTACCTGCCCCACCACCTGAGTTCCTACAACAACAATATCTGTACGGCACCGTCCCCGACAGTCGTCAGCAGGGTCACTACCCCGGAATGTCCCAACCCCACGGTCAGAACCAGCCCGGGGGTCAGGCTGCCTTCACCCCAGGTGCTGGCAATGTCATTTTACCCCCCACTCAGCAAAAGACTGTCATCAACATTCCTCCCAGTCAGCCAATCATG GTTGAGAAGCGTTCGGTGGGCCAGGAACCACCTTCGGCACCCCAGGAGTTCAAATTGATCCCAGTCAAGATGGAGACCGAGGAAGGACCTCCCCCAGCCCCTGCAGCCCCAGCACAGCAGAAGCCCAGTCTGGAGAATATTGATCGCCAGGTGTTACATACAGTTGACGACCATGCGATACAG GTATCGAAGAGTGAGCATCCAACATTTAGAGACCTTGTGTGGGATTTGATCTACTCCAAGAATATTACAAACGAGATCGAAAAAGTCAG agtAATCTTCCGCTGGCTAGCCACCAAGAACCTGAAGGAGATCGATTTTAACAATGTGGAAAAGGGAAGTCCAGAGGAGGTGTTGATGGGCCTAAAGACTGGAAAGACAACTTATGCCATGGTGTTTGATACAATGTGCTG TTATGCCGGCCTGCACTCAAAGATCATCAGCGGTTATGCCAAAGGAGCTGACTATCGTCCGGGACAAAAGTTTATGCCCGGCTCTAATCAGCATTCTTGGACGGCCGTCTACATTTACGGAACCTGGTGTTTACTTGATGCTCATTGGGCAGCTCGGCGTATCATTGGTAAACAGGCCCAGGTGGAAGAGTTCCACTACCAGCTGGATGAATATTTCTTCCTGCCTGACCCACATCAGCTCATTTACACTCACTTCCCAGATGATCCAAAATGGCAGTTGCTCGACCGACCTGTCAGCCTGGAGGAATTTGAGAACATGCCTCACATGAAACCGCAGTTCTTCAAATATGGCCTGGAATTTGTCAGCCATAGGACTGCTGTTATTTATGGCCGAGGAGAAATTAATGTACGACTACGTTACCCAGCTCATAAGCTTGTTGCTGCCTTCAACTTCACAATTCAGTATGAAAATTCAGAGGAAGAATTCCAGGGTATGAAGTTAAATAGGTACGGCATGCATGAAAGTGTTGGTGGAATTGGGTCATTCAGGCTTCGTCTACCAGAGAAAGGGTcgtacattttgtacatatatGCTAAAGAGGATACACCAGAaaacacagacaatgtttaTGCACAGGTATGCGAATACAAGATTGTGCAGGAGGAGGTTTCTTGTCCTCCTCCCCAGCCTTTCCCTCCCTGTGCCACACTCCACTGGGGGCCTGGCTCTGCCTTCTTTAAATACGGTCTGGCAACTTATCAACAAACTGCAAATATCATCACAAGAGAGGGCAAGGTTGAGCTACAGATCCGCATCCCGAAACAGATGCAGTTTATGGCCAAACTCAAGCACATCTCTTACGATGATGCTGATCTGGATTGTTATGTTATGCACAGAATTGTGGGTAATACCGCCCATGTTACCTGTTCTGTCCCTTCACGTGGTGAGTATGGACTAGAAATTTATGGAAATGATCCCAGTACAGAAGGTAAAACCCTGTTCCATATTGCACAGTATCTAGTGGAATGTCATGAGGATGTGAAAACTACGCCCCTACCCAAGCTACCACCTGGCTATCTCGGTGCTCAGTCTAAATTCTCTGAGTATGGATTAAACACTTTGAGCCATCATGATCCTGTAATCCACCTGGAGACTAACTACATAGAGATCCAGTTTGATTTCGCCACTGAGATGCGTGTCACAGCTAACTTGATTAGCGTTGACCAAGAAAAGGATTTCCCAGAATTTGTGTTCACCCAGACGCAAGGCTCTGTAATAAGTTTCATGGTCACCATCCCCACGACTGGTTTCTATAAGTTACAACTGTATGCCATCCCTGCCCAGGATCCCAGCCAGCAGCTGCCAGGTGTGTACAATTATCTCCTCAATTGTCAGAATGCCCCCAAGGCGCCACATCCCTTCCCCAAACAGTATGCCCAGTGGAAAGAGGGTTGCTTCATGTGGACTCCCACACGCCTATACAGGGAAATGCTTCAGGGTCCAGAGCGCATCGCCAACTTCCGTGTCCTCATTCCACGTGCTGAGGCAGCCGCCATGGTTGTGGATTCAGACTGGACTCACCTGTCTAGCAACCAGCCAGGAATCTGGGAAGGAGATGTCAGTTTTAAGAACCATCACAACAAATCGGTCAAGGTCACTTTAAACGCAAATTATGGAGGTGACCGCACCAATTACGCAACGCTTTTAGAATACAATATTGATGTATAG